Part of the Deltaproteobacteria bacterium genome is shown below.
ACCTTGGCCCAACTCAAAGACATCTATATGGGAAAGATCAAAAACTGGAAGGAGATCGGCGGGCCTGATCAGCCTGTGGTCGTTATCTCACGGGACACCTCTTCAGGCACGTATGAGGTTTGGCATGAGAAGGTCCTGAACAAGGAACGGGTGTTTCCCGGAGCCCTCCTGCAGGCCTCCAATGGGGCGGTCTCTCAGGCAGTGGCAAAAAACAAGAACGCCATCGGTTATATCGGTCTCGGATATGTAAACAAAGACGTCAAGACCCTGACGGTAAACCGGGTTGAGGGGTCAAAAACCACGACCCTGAACGGGACGTTTCCGATCAGCAGGCCCCTCTTCATGTTCACGCCGGGATGGCCAAAGGGGGATGTGCTCAATTTCATCAACTTTGTCCTGAATCCCAATAAGGGACAGAAATATGTTGAAGAAGCAGGATATGTGCCCCTTTTTTGATTCGCGGTTGTAAACCGGGCGGCCCCGTGGGATACTCCGGACGGATCCCACGGGCCTAAAACCCAATTAGAAGGCAAATCATCTGCGGAAATCAGCGAACTTAGTGGACGGACGGGACTAATGAAGGATTGCGCATGGCAAAAAACACGAAAACAGGAAAAGGCCGGCGAAACACGGAACGGGTCATTCGGTTTTGTTTTTTTGGCGTGGCCCTGGCTTCCATCACCACCCTCTTCCTGATTGCCCTATTCCTGTTTTTGGAGGGCCTACCTATTTTTAAAGAAGTATCGGTGACGGACTTCGTATTCGGGACAGAATGGTATCCAACCGATGACCCACCGGACTTCGGGATTTTTCCCCTGATTGTGGCATCCCTTGCCGTGACATTGGTCTCCTCGATGATATCCATACCATTAGGGGTGTTGACCGCCCTCTATCTCGCGGAGAGGGCGTCTCCGAGGGTTCGGGAGTGGGTAAAACCGATGGTGGAGTTGCTGGCGGCCCTTCCTTCGGTGGTCATCGGATTTTTCGGCATGGTCATTGTGGCGCCCTTTCTTCAGCAGATCCTGGATATGCCCACGGGATTGAATCTCTTCAATGCCTCACTCATGCTGGCCTTTATGTCCATTCCCACCATCTGCAGCCTCTCGGAAGATGCCATTTTCGGCGTTCCTATGGAACTGAAAGAGGCATCTTTGGCCCTGGGCGCCACCCACTGGGAAACCATCGCACGGGTGACTTTCCCGGCAGCCATTTCCGGCATAACCACCGCGGTTATTCTGGGGATGTCACGGGCCATGGGAGAGACCATGGTGGTGCTGATGGTCGCAGGCGGCGCCGCCATGATGCCCGGATCTTTATTTGATCCGGTAAGGCCCATGCCCGCGAGTATCGCTGCAGAGATGGGGGAGGCCCCTTTTCAGAGCGACCATTACTATGCCCTATTCGCCACGGCCATTATATTGTTTCTGTTTACATTGGCCTTTAACATCATTGCCGAGCAGATTTCCCATCGATACCGGCAGGTGGGGGCGGCGACGCTGTGATGCCTGTGAGCAGGGAGCGGGGAGCGGGGAGCGGGGAGCAAGGGGGAGAAGGTAAGAGGGTAAGAGGGTAAGAAGGTGAGACCCGACCAGCAACGAGCAACCAGTAACCAGCAACGAGTAACGAGCAGTCATAATCAGGA
Proteins encoded:
- a CDS encoding PstS family phosphate ABC transporter substrate-binding protein — protein: MKIKGIGIAAFLVAGLFAGNMAWAGNIVIKGSTTVLPIAQKTAEAYMKQNPDVKISISGGGSGNGMKALVDGSTDIADASRFIKQKEVDLAVKNGIYPVPFAVAYDCIVPVVHPSNSIVNVTLAQLKDIYMGKIKNWKEIGGPDQPVVVISRDTSSGTYEVWHEKVLNKERVFPGALLQASNGAVSQAVAKNKNAIGYIGLGYVNKDVKTLTVNRVEGSKTTTLNGTFPISRPLFMFTPGWPKGDVLNFINFVLNPNKGQKYVEEAGYVPLF
- the pstC gene encoding phosphate ABC transporter permease subunit PstC, whose protein sequence is MAKNTKTGKGRRNTERVIRFCFFGVALASITTLFLIALFLFLEGLPIFKEVSVTDFVFGTEWYPTDDPPDFGIFPLIVASLAVTLVSSMISIPLGVLTALYLAERASPRVREWVKPMVELLAALPSVVIGFFGMVIVAPFLQQILDMPTGLNLFNASLMLAFMSIPTICSLSEDAIFGVPMELKEASLALGATHWETIARVTFPAAISGITTAVILGMSRAMGETMVVLMVAGGAAMMPGSLFDPVRPMPASIAAEMGEAPFQSDHYYALFATAIILFLFTLAFNIIAEQISHRYRQVGAATL